CCGGATGCCATCCTCATCGCGGAACGTTTCCCGCAGGGCGTCCATCCCGTTAAAGCCGAGCCGGGCGGCAGTCAGAGCGTTGATGCCTTCACTGGGCTGAGCCGCGTGCGACTCCTTGCCGGTATAGCGGATCATTTTACCAACAAAGCCTTTGCCGATGGCGCCACCGCAGTTGGCTTTGATCTGAATCTGCTTTGTTTCTTTCTGACCTTCCGCGGCAGCATCCACTTCCGTTCCCAGCGTATGCTGCGTCAGCACAATATCCACCGCATCGAATTTACCCAGCCGAATGAATTCCTGCTTGCCGCCCAACAACTTAATTTTCCCTTGCTGAATCAGATTTTCGCGGTATTCCAGCTCGACAAATTCTTCACTCGGCACGTGCATCAGCGTCACATCGCCATCGAGATACTGCATCACGCCGGATTCTACCAGAGCCGCTGCCACGCCAATCACCGAAGCCGCCTGGGCACAGTGACCGCAGCAATGCGCTGCGCCGGTCAACGGGTCGGCATATTTATGACCAGGCACCAGCACAGCGTCCAATTCCCCCATCACGGCAACATTGATCCCGTGGCTGCGGCCGCTGAGCGGTGTAATGATGCCGGTAATCGCGACTCCATCCTCATACTTCAAACCCAGCCGGTTTAATTGTTCCTTCATCTTCGCCGCCGTCTGGAATTCTTTGTAACCAAGCTCCGGTTCCCGATAAACTGCATCATTGAGAGCGATCAATTCCTCTGCATGCCGGTCGATCACGGTACAGGCTGCTTTTTTCATTTCCTGCACATTCATCTGCATACACCCCTTTCCCTCTTCAGCTTGTTTTCTGTTCTGTTAACCCAACCATTTCGTTTGGCAAATCATACTTTGTCAGGTAAATCATAACAAAAACCGACTGCTTTGTAAAGAAATAATCTATCGTTTTCCTCAAATTTGAAACATTCTTTTCAGCCCGCCTGCCAGCTCCCGTTTCTCCGCTCCCTTTCTCTGCGTCCCACTTGGGCGGTGTTTTTAGCGCATTGGCAGACGTGTTTTTAGACATTCTCTCTTGATCTTCTGCAAATCCGACAGGTGCAGGTCTTAATTTTCTCTTGACATCGCTTGCCCAAAGCCTTATACTGACAAAAAATCACCCGTTACCGGAATGGAAAGGGAAACACCATGCACGCATTACCGACTGAT
Above is a window of Negativicutes bacterium DNA encoding:
- a CDS encoding M20/M25/M40 family metallo-hydrolase; amino-acid sequence: MQMNVQEMKKAACTVIDRHAEELIALNDAVYREPELGYKEFQTAAKMKEQLNRLGLKYEDGVAITGIITPLSGRSHGINVAVMGELDAVLVPGHKYADPLTGAAHCCGHCAQAASVIGVAAALVESGVMQYLDGDVTLMHVPSEEFVELEYRENLIQQGKIKLLGGKQEFIRLGKFDAVDIVLTQHTLGTEVDAAAEGQKETKQIQIKANCGGAIGKGFVGKMIRYTGKESHAAQPSEGINALTAARLGFNGMDALRETFRDEDGIRVHPIITKGGNLVNVIPADVRIETYVRGQNMPAILDASEKVDRAFLAGGYVIGAKCEITQIPGYMCPYESQELKDLGFENLKEIFGADHCERDGFGASTDTYDVANLLPTLAFNTGGAKGTFHGVDFDIVRPDYAVLDAAKVMVCTLIDLLADGAEKARFVKERFQPALSKEQYLHDWCKL